One Acidobacteriota bacterium DNA segment encodes these proteins:
- a CDS encoding insulinase family protein, which yields MRTLAIVLCLILPAPAAAQQADRSRPPALGPAPPVTPPAIQRRALSNGLRVWIVEHHEVPVVQVDLIVRSGSAADPSGKFGLASLTAAMLDEGAGARDALQLADAIDHLGASLSAGISVDASSVRLHVPVARLNDALPIMADVALRPTFPQRELDRLRNERLTDLQQGRDDPGEIVRAAFPLVVFGPQHRYGTGGVGTTVTLKSFTADDLRAFHAAHFRPSNGVLIVVGDVTADAVLPLFEQAFGSWASAGAASTAAAVTAPPQLRARRVVIVDKPESAQSQVRIGWVGAPRSSPDFYILQVMNTILGGSFTSRLNQNLREQHGYAYGAGSGFDMRRVSGLFFAGAGVQTDKTAESLTEFFNELNGMLKPIPAEEVTKAKNYLALSYPRDFETTRDIAAQLATSFVYDLPEDFFNTYVQKIQAVTPEQVQAAAKTYVQPGKFVVVVVGDRKAIEAPVKALNLGPVTFMRVEEALR from the coding sequence ATGAGGACGCTCGCCATTGTTCTTTGCCTCATCCTGCCGGCGCCCGCGGCGGCGCAGCAGGCGGACCGATCCCGGCCGCCCGCGCTCGGCCCGGCGCCGCCGGTGACGCCGCCTGCGATCCAGAGGCGCGCGCTGTCGAACGGCCTGCGCGTGTGGATCGTGGAGCACCACGAAGTGCCTGTTGTGCAGGTCGATTTGATCGTGAGGAGCGGCAGCGCCGCGGACCCCTCGGGCAAGTTCGGCCTCGCAAGCCTGACCGCCGCGATGCTGGACGAAGGGGCCGGCGCGCGCGACGCGCTCCAGCTTGCCGACGCGATCGACCACCTGGGCGCGTCGCTGTCAGCGGGAATCTCCGTGGACGCGTCGAGCGTGAGACTGCATGTGCCGGTCGCACGGCTGAACGACGCCCTGCCGATCATGGCGGACGTCGCGCTCCGGCCGACGTTTCCGCAGCGCGAGCTGGACCGGCTGCGCAACGAGCGGCTGACGGACCTGCAGCAGGGTCGCGACGATCCCGGCGAGATCGTGCGCGCCGCGTTCCCGCTCGTGGTGTTCGGGCCGCAGCATCGGTACGGCACGGGCGGCGTCGGCACGACCGTCACGCTGAAGTCGTTCACCGCGGACGACCTGCGTGCCTTCCACGCGGCGCATTTCCGGCCCTCGAACGGGGTGCTCATCGTCGTGGGCGACGTCACGGCCGACGCCGTGCTGCCGCTGTTCGAGCAGGCGTTCGGCTCATGGGCGTCTGCGGGCGCCGCGTCGACGGCGGCCGCCGTGACCGCGCCGCCCCAGTTGCGCGCGCGCCGGGTGGTCATCGTGGACAAGCCGGAAAGCGCGCAGTCGCAGGTTCGCATCGGGTGGGTCGGGGCGCCGCGCTCGTCGCCGGACTTCTACATCCTCCAGGTGATGAACACGATCCTCGGCGGGTCCTTCACGTCGCGGCTGAACCAGAACCTGCGCGAGCAGCACGGCTACGCCTACGGCGCGGGTTCCGGGTTCGACATGCGGCGCGTGTCGGGTCTTTTCTTCGCGGGCGCCGGCGTCCAGACGGACAAGACCGCGGAGTCGCTGACCGAGTTCTTCAACGAGCTGAACGGGATGCTGAAGCCCATCCCGGCCGAAGAGGTCACGAAGGCGAAGAACTACCTGGCGCTCAGCTATCCGCGCGATTTCGAGACCACGCGGGACATCGCCGCGCAGCTCGCGACCTCGTTCGTGTACGACCTGCCGGAGGACTTCTTCAACACCTACGTGCAGAAGATCCAGGCGGTCACACCCGAACAGGTGCAGGCGGCGGCGAAGACATACGTGCAGCCCGGGAAGTTCGTGGTGGTCGTCGTCGGGGATCGCAAGGCGATCGAGGCGCCGGTGAAGGCGCTCAACCTCGGGCCGGTGACGTTCATGAGGGTGGAGGAGGCGCTCCGCTAG
- a CDS encoding S9 family peptidase yields the protein MTIGFSPDGSRLAFANVRERGIELWIAEVKTAQARAATAPALNAALDTPCEWLDSNTELLCTFVPAGRSAEPAEPAVPAGPNVQEHSGKAAPVATYEDLNKTPHDDDLFDHYATSQVEFVDAITGRRVPVGTPGLVDSFSASPDGRFVLLATLQRPFSRLLPASGYPKHIVILDRAGKTVRQLADLPAAEHVPILGVLTGPRGYRWNRAEPATAVWIEALDEGDPRNQVPFRDRIVALRAPFTGEPAEMMKTEYRFRRIAWTERGVAIVSEYDRPKRRTRTWLIDAPGAEARKLWDRSDEDRYGDPGLPLTVTGTTPSPFGGGGDGLVMQRGDSIFLRGDGASKDGDRPFLDRLDLKTLATERIHRSDEKSYEYVAHVLSDDAKTLLTRYETRTNPPNYLVRDLRAGTARALTAFKDPHPQITTALANREFVTYERKDGVTLSGTIYLPTNYQKSARVPMYVWAYPREFADPGAASQVVGSPNRFTAVSGASHLLMLTQGYAIFDGPTMPIVGTGETANDTYVDQLVASAQAAVDKAVDMGIADRDRIGVGGHSYGAFMTANLLAHSDIFRAGTARSGAYNRTLTPFGFQNERRTFWEVPQVYSKMSPFFYADKINEPILLIHGEIDDNSGTFPIQSERLFMALKGHGATVRYVTLPYEAHGYAARESILHTVAEMLNWLETYVKNGVKAKGKS from the coding sequence ATGACGATCGGCTTCTCCCCCGACGGGAGCCGGCTCGCCTTCGCGAACGTCCGCGAGCGCGGCATCGAGTTGTGGATCGCCGAAGTGAAGACTGCGCAGGCCAGAGCGGCGACCGCGCCGGCGCTGAACGCCGCGCTCGACACCCCCTGCGAGTGGCTGGACAGCAACACGGAACTGCTCTGCACGTTCGTGCCCGCCGGCCGGAGCGCCGAACCGGCGGAGCCGGCCGTTCCCGCCGGACCCAACGTGCAGGAACACTCGGGCAAGGCGGCGCCGGTGGCCACCTACGAAGACCTGAACAAGACGCCGCACGACGACGACCTGTTCGATCACTACGCGACGAGCCAGGTCGAGTTCGTGGACGCCATCACGGGCCGGCGCGTGCCGGTGGGCACGCCGGGTCTCGTGGACAGCTTTTCCGCCTCACCCGACGGCCGGTTCGTGCTCCTCGCCACGCTGCAGCGACCCTTCTCGCGGCTGCTGCCGGCGAGCGGCTATCCGAAGCACATCGTCATTCTCGACCGCGCCGGAAAGACCGTGCGCCAGCTCGCCGACCTCCCGGCCGCGGAGCACGTGCCGATCCTCGGCGTGCTGACCGGCCCGCGCGGGTACCGCTGGAACCGGGCGGAACCGGCGACGGCCGTCTGGATCGAAGCGCTCGACGAGGGAGACCCGCGCAATCAGGTCCCGTTCCGCGACCGCATCGTCGCGCTGAGGGCGCCGTTTACGGGTGAGCCGGCCGAGATGATGAAGACGGAGTACCGCTTCCGCCGCATCGCCTGGACTGAGAGGGGCGTCGCGATCGTCAGCGAGTACGACCGCCCGAAGCGGCGGACGCGCACGTGGCTGATTGACGCGCCGGGCGCGGAGGCGCGCAAGCTCTGGGACCGCAGCGACGAAGACCGCTACGGCGATCCGGGCCTGCCGCTGACGGTCACCGGCACCACCCCGTCCCCATTCGGCGGTGGCGGCGACGGCCTCGTGATGCAGCGCGGCGACTCGATCTTCCTGCGGGGTGACGGCGCGTCGAAAGACGGCGACCGCCCGTTCCTCGACCGGCTGGACCTGAAGACGCTCGCCACCGAGCGCATCCACCGCAGCGACGAGAAGAGCTACGAATACGTCGCCCACGTGCTGAGCGACGACGCGAAGACGCTCCTGACGCGATACGAGACGCGAACCAATCCGCCGAACTATCTCGTTCGCGACCTGCGCGCCGGCACCGCCCGGGCGCTCACGGCGTTCAAGGACCCGCACCCGCAGATCACCACCGCGCTCGCCAACCGCGAGTTCGTGACCTACGAGCGCAAGGACGGCGTGACGTTGTCCGGGACAATCTACCTGCCCACGAATTACCAGAAGAGCGCGCGCGTGCCGATGTACGTCTGGGCGTACCCGCGCGAGTTTGCGGACCCGGGCGCCGCCAGCCAGGTCGTCGGCTCGCCGAACCGCTTCACGGCGGTCAGCGGCGCGTCCCACCTGCTGATGCTCACACAGGGCTACGCGATCTTCGACGGGCCGACGATGCCGATCGTCGGGACGGGCGAAACGGCGAACGACACCTACGTCGATCAGCTCGTCGCGAGCGCGCAGGCGGCGGTGGACAAGGCGGTCGACATGGGGATCGCCGACCGCGACCGGATCGGGGTGGGCGGCCACAGCTATGGCGCGTTCATGACCGCGAACCTGCTCGCCCACTCCGATATCTTCCGCGCGGGCACCGCCCGCAGCGGCGCCTACAACCGCACGCTGACGCCGTTCGGCTTCCAGAACGAGCGGCGCACGTTCTGGGAAGTGCCGCAGGTGTACTCGAAGATGTCGCCGTTCTTCTACGCCGACAAGATCAACGAGCCGATCCTGCTCATTCACGGAGAGATCGACGACAACTCGGGGACGTTCCCGATCCAGTCCGAGCGCCTGTTCATGGCGCTCAAGGGCCACGGCGCGACGGTCCGGTACGTCACGCTGCCGTACGAGGCGCACGGCTACGCGGCGCGCGAATCGATTCTCCACACCGTGGCGGAGATGTTGAACTGGCTCGAGACGTACGTGAAGAACGGCGTCAAGGCAAAAGGAAAGAGCTAA